A stretch of the Vitis riparia cultivar Riparia Gloire de Montpellier isolate 1030 chromosome 13, EGFV_Vit.rip_1.0, whole genome shotgun sequence genome encodes the following:
- the LOC117927490 gene encoding senescence associated gene 20, whose protein sequence is MMRLLTGVSSDESFVFEPLALASFGSTVLAEGCDRSGSIAWVHAWTVTDGVITQVREYFNTSLTVTRLSNSDFTTSPSSSISAASSSSTPSPPSRHCPSVWESSYSDRVGKSVPGLVLAI, encoded by the coding sequence ATGATGCGCTTGCTCACTGGTGTCTCATCCGACGAGTCATTTGTCTTCGAGCCACTCGCCCTCGCGTCTTTCGGTTCGACAGTCCTCGCCGAGGGCTGCGATCGCAGCGGTTCAATCGCCTGGGTCCACGCCTGGACGGTCACTGATGGGGTAATAACCCAAGTCCGAGAGTACTTCAACACCTCCCTCACCGTCACCCGTCTCTCCAACTCCGACTTCACGACGTCACCCTCGTCGTCGATCTCTGCCGCGTCGTCGTCGTCGACTCCCTCGCCGCCGTCGCGCCATTGCCCCTCCGTCTGGGAGAGCAGCTACTCGGATCGGGTCGGAAAATCGGTTCCGGGTCTTGTCCTGGCAATATAA